In Pseudomonas fluorescens, a genomic segment contains:
- a CDS encoding diguanylate cyclase domain-containing protein, which translates to MTAVKVRPTLRSVIGRGHLILALVAVILASVSLTLLGVLALRVYAEHNLHLIARSINYTVEAAVVFNDSAAATEALSLIASTEEVAQAEVFNANGRLLAQWVRPETGMLSKVELQLAHALLEQPISQPIIHQGRTVGSIHLTGHGGSLLRFLLSGLAGILICTVLSAWVALHLARRLLRGITGPLHSLAAVAHAARMERDFDRRVPPAQIAELDSLGNDFNALLGEMEAWQSHLQSENETLAHQANHDSLTGLPNRAFFEGRLIRALRSAAKSKEQVAVLYLDSDRFKEINDSFGHAAGDAVLVAVAKRVRAQLREDDLVARLGGDEFAILLSPLHKLEDAERIADKIIASMDIPIPVPGNTQVLTSLSIGIAIYPEHGATPGALLNAADAAMYQAKRLSQGGQQTAEPERPAVNVHHRS; encoded by the coding sequence ATGACAGCCGTCAAAGTACGCCCGACCCTGCGTTCCGTGATTGGCAGGGGGCACTTGATCCTGGCATTGGTGGCGGTGATCCTGGCCAGTGTGTCGCTGACCCTGCTCGGTGTGCTGGCGCTGCGAGTGTACGCTGAACACAACCTGCATTTGATCGCGCGCTCGATCAACTACACCGTAGAAGCCGCAGTGGTGTTCAACGACAGCGCGGCGGCGACCGAAGCCCTTAGCCTGATCGCGTCCACCGAAGAGGTGGCCCAGGCTGAAGTCTTCAACGCCAACGGCAGGCTGTTGGCGCAATGGGTACGCCCGGAAACAGGGATGTTGTCCAAGGTCGAGCTGCAACTGGCCCACGCCCTGCTTGAACAGCCCATCAGCCAACCCATCATCCACCAGGGGCGAACCGTTGGCAGCATTCACCTGACGGGTCATGGCGGTAGCCTGTTGCGTTTCCTGCTCAGCGGTCTGGCCGGGATTTTGATTTGCACCGTACTGAGCGCTTGGGTCGCCCTGCATTTGGCGCGACGCCTGTTACGGGGCATTACCGGTCCATTGCACAGCCTCGCGGCAGTGGCACACGCCGCCCGTATGGAGCGCGACTTCGACCGCCGCGTACCACCGGCACAAATCGCCGAACTTGACAGTTTGGGCAACGACTTCAACGCCCTGCTCGGCGAGATGGAGGCCTGGCAGTCCCACCTGCAAAGCGAAAACGAAACCCTTGCCCACCAGGCCAACCACGACAGCCTGACCGGCTTGCCCAACCGGGCATTCTTTGAGGGCCGCCTGATTCGTGCGCTGCGCAGTGCGGCCAAGAGCAAGGAGCAGGTGGCAGTGCTTTACCTCGACAGTGACCGCTTCAAAGAGATCAATGACAGCTTTGGGCATGCCGCAGGGGATGCCGTGCTTGTCGCCGTCGCCAAGCGTGTGCGTGCGCAATTGCGTGAGGACGACCTGGTGGCGCGCCTGGGCGGCGATGAGTTCGCTATCCTGCTCTCGCCGCTGCACAAGCTGGAAGACGCCGAGCGCATCGCCGATAAAATCATTGCCAGCATGGACATACCGATCCCGGTACCGGGCAATACCCAGGTCTTGACCTCACTCAGTATCGGCATCGCCATTTATCCCGAGCATGGCGCCACCCCAGGTGCCCTGCTCAACGCCGCCGACGCGGCGATGTACCAGGCCAAGCGCTTGTCCCAGGGCGGCCAGCAAACAGCGGAGCCGGAGCGCCCCGCCGTCAATGTTCATCACAGGAGTTAG
- a CDS encoding YfiR family protein — MNVAVSPTERRFNWRRLLLVALLCVLAPQAFAQAPSPADQRAEAVTQVVLGILSYARWPVEPAQLRLCIVGPTQYTDDLVKGTTQATGRPVVVRRLLADHPDIVNACDAVYIGKLSADERSQLFASLSGHPVLSISEGGDQCTVGSLFCLRVEDEQVSFEVNLDSVARSGVRIHPSVLQLSRRRAAAP, encoded by the coding sequence ATGAACGTGGCCGTCTCGCCCACAGAGCGTCGTTTCAACTGGAGACGCCTGTTACTTGTGGCGCTTCTGTGCGTGCTCGCCCCGCAGGCCTTTGCCCAGGCTCCCAGTCCGGCGGATCAACGCGCCGAGGCGGTCACCCAGGTGGTGCTCGGCATCCTCAGTTACGCACGCTGGCCGGTGGAGCCCGCGCAACTGCGCCTGTGCATCGTCGGGCCGACCCAATACACCGACGACCTGGTCAAGGGCACCACCCAGGCCACCGGCCGTCCGGTAGTGGTGCGGCGGCTGTTGGCCGACCATCCCGATATCGTCAATGCCTGCGACGCCGTGTACATCGGCAAACTCAGCGCCGATGAACGCAGCCAATTGTTTGCCTCGCTCAGCGGCCACCCGGTGCTCAGCATCAGCGAGGGGGGCGACCAGTGCACCGTGGGCAGCCTGTTCTGTTTGCGAGTGGAGGACGAGCAGGTGTCGTTCGAGGTCAACCTCGACTCCGTTGCACGCAGCGGCGTGCGCATTCACCCCAGTGTGCTGCAACTGTCCCGCCGCCGAGCAGCCGCGCCATGA
- a CDS encoding OmpA family protein, with product MFSTVRVLFITLFVALLALSGCQTAPPKGLTPAQIAVLKQQGFALTDEGWAFGLSGKVLFGSDVESLNPASTEIVQRIGKALLGVGIERVRIDGHTDASGKETYNQQLSLRRAKSVATVLTGVGMKEQNIQLRGLGSSEPVVSNDTAAGRTENRRVSIVVIAD from the coding sequence TTGTTCTCGACTGTACGCGTTCTGTTTATCACCTTGTTCGTGGCGCTGCTGGCCCTGAGTGGGTGCCAGACCGCCCCACCCAAAGGGCTGACCCCGGCGCAGATCGCCGTGCTCAAGCAACAAGGCTTCGCACTGACCGACGAAGGCTGGGCGTTTGGCCTGTCTGGCAAAGTCCTGTTTGGCAGCGACGTCGAGAGCCTCAACCCCGCCAGCACTGAGATCGTCCAACGCATCGGCAAGGCCCTGCTGGGCGTCGGCATCGAACGTGTGCGCATCGACGGCCATACCGACGCCTCGGGCAAGGAAACCTACAACCAGCAACTGTCCCTGCGCCGTGCCAAAAGCGTGGCGACCGTGCTGACCGGCGTGGGCATGAAAGAACAAAACATCCAATTGCGCGGCCTGGGCAGCAGCGAGCCGGTGGTGTCCAACGACACGGCGGCGGGACGCACTGAAAATCGTCGGGTGTCGATCGTGGTGATCGCGGATTGA
- the recD gene encoding exodeoxyribonuclease V subunit alpha: MSLSSLPLEALAPLNRAADLVQLLERWVDRGWLRALDKAFVGFLYELDPHADPLVLLAAALTSHQLGHGHVCLDLFETLKAPDFALSLPPEGDLQAGAMLLPSQLLDGLDGAHWCHTLAASPLVALAVDGSEAAQSRPLVLSGKRLYLRRYWAYERRIDTALRLRLATAETVAADLPQRLNGLFDQPVPEGMIDWQKLACALATRGAFSIVTGGPGTGKTTTVVRLLALLQAPAVESGTPLRIRLAAPTGKAAARLTESISQQVLSLKVPDSVREKIPTQVTTVHRLLGSRPGTRHFRHHQGNPLPLDVLVVDEASMIDLEMMANLLDALPPHARLVLLGDKDQLASVEAGAVLGDLCRDAEAGWYSPETRQWLQAVSGEDLSASGLQEDLDGDHPLAQQVVMLRYSRRFGEGSGIGQLARWVNQQNAEEARQLLAARSHNDLFCVSLKGEHDHALERLVLDGQGDGAEGYRYYLNLLQSARPSFDTPREDHAWTHWAQQLLQAFDAFQLLCAVRKGPWGVEGLNLRITAALRKVRLIEGDEQWYEGRPVLMTRNDYGLGLMNGDIGIALKLPESDGGPQVLRVAFPRNDGQGGVRFVLPSRLNDVETVYAMTVHKSQGSEFTHTALILPEALNPVLTKELIYTGITRAKRWFSLIEPRGGVFEEAVRRKVKRLSGLMLELGHEAEKTD; encoded by the coding sequence ATGAGCCTGTCGTCGTTACCGCTGGAGGCCTTGGCCCCCCTCAACCGCGCCGCTGACCTGGTGCAACTGCTGGAGCGTTGGGTTGACCGCGGCTGGCTGCGCGCGTTGGACAAAGCCTTTGTCGGTTTCCTGTACGAGCTCGACCCGCACGCCGATCCCCTGGTGTTGCTGGCGGCGGCGCTGACCAGCCACCAACTGGGCCATGGTCACGTGTGCCTGGACCTGTTCGAAACCCTCAAGGCACCGGACTTCGCCCTGTCATTGCCGCCCGAAGGCGACCTGCAAGCCGGCGCCATGTTGCTGCCTTCGCAACTGCTCGACGGCCTGGACGGTGCCCATTGGTGCCATACCCTGGCCGCGAGTCCACTGGTCGCCCTCGCGGTGGATGGCAGCGAGGCAGCACAGAGTCGTCCGTTGGTGCTGTCCGGCAAGCGCCTGTACCTGCGGCGCTACTGGGCCTACGAGCGGCGCATCGATACGGCCCTGCGCCTGCGTCTGGCGACCGCAGAAACCGTCGCCGCCGATTTGCCCCAGCGCTTGAATGGCCTGTTCGACCAACCCGTGCCGGAAGGCATGATCGACTGGCAAAAGCTTGCCTGCGCCCTGGCCACCCGTGGTGCATTCAGCATCGTTACCGGTGGCCCCGGCACTGGCAAGACCACCACCGTGGTGCGTCTGCTGGCCTTGTTGCAGGCGCCGGCCGTGGAAAGCGGCACGCCCCTGCGCATTCGCTTGGCTGCGCCTACCGGCAAGGCGGCCGCACGTTTGACCGAATCGATCAGCCAACAAGTGCTGTCACTGAAAGTGCCTGACAGCGTGCGGGAAAAGATCCCGACCCAGGTCACCACGGTTCACCGCTTGCTCGGCAGTCGACCGGGCACGCGGCATTTCCGTCATCACCAGGGCAACCCGCTGCCGCTTGATGTATTGGTGGTGGACGAGGCCTCGATGATCGACCTGGAAATGATGGCCAACCTGCTCGACGCATTGCCGCCCCATGCGCGCCTGGTGTTGTTGGGCGACAAGGACCAGCTCGCCTCGGTGGAGGCCGGCGCCGTCCTCGGTGACCTGTGCCGCGACGCCGAGGCTGGCTGGTACAGCCCAGAAACCCGCCAATGGTTGCAAGCCGTCAGCGGCGAGGACCTCAGCGCCAGTGGCTTGCAGGAAGACCTCGATGGCGACCATCCCCTGGCCCAGCAAGTGGTGATGCTGCGTTACTCGCGACGCTTTGGCGAAGGCAGCGGTATTGGCCAACTGGCGCGCTGGGTCAACCAGCAAAACGCCGAAGAGGCCCGCCAGCTGTTGGCCGCCCGCAGCCACAACGACCTATTCTGCGTCAGCCTCAAAGGTGAGCACGACCACGCTCTGGAGCGGCTGGTGCTGGACGGGCAGGGCGATGGCGCCGAAGGCTATCGCTATTATCTGAACCTGCTGCAATCGGCGCGCCCGTCCTTCGACACCCCGCGGGAAGATCACGCCTGGACCCACTGGGCGCAGCAACTGCTGCAAGCCTTCGACGCCTTCCAGTTGCTATGTGCCGTGCGTAAAGGCCCCTGGGGAGTGGAGGGGCTGAACCTGCGCATCACCGCCGCCTTGCGCAAAGTGCGGCTGATCGAAGGTGACGAGCAATGGTACGAAGGCCGCCCGGTACTTATGACCCGTAATGACTATGGCCTGGGCCTGATGAACGGCGATATTGGCATTGCCCTGAAACTGCCCGAAAGCGACGGTGGCCCTCAGGTACTGCGTGTCGCCTTCCCACGGAACGATGGCCAGGGCGGTGTGCGTTTTGTACTACCCAGCCGCCTGAACGATGTGGAAACCGTGTATGCCATGACCGTGCACAAATCCCAGGGCTCTGAATTCACTCACACCGCCTTGATCCTGCCCGAGGCACTCAACCCGGTGCTCACCAAAGAGCTGATCTACACCGGCATCACCCGCGCCAAGCGTTGGTTCAGCTTGATCGAACCCCGCGGCGGCGTGTTTGAGGAAGCCGTGCGACGCAAGGTCAAGCGCTTGAGTGGGTTGATGCTGGAACTGGGGCACGAGGCTGAAAAAACTGACTGA
- the recB gene encoding exodeoxyribonuclease V subunit beta: MSSKPLALAFPLKGSQLIEASAGTGKTFTISALYLRLVLGHGGDESGFGRELLPPQILVVTFTDAATKELRERIRIRLAEAARFFRDEIKQPDALIAELREHYLPEQWPACANRLDIAAQWMDEAAVSTIHSWCQRMLREHAFDSGSLFTQTLETDHSDLLGEVLRDYWRLFCYPMHDDALNWVRNNWGGPAALMPRVRALFGSERPTDEHREPAELINACLQERRAALVALKAPWPQWAAELRDICLQAVAAKAVDGRKMQARYFEPWFEKISAWAADETLEQLDIGTGFTRLTPDGMAEAWKGDPPHHPGIDAMVGLKAALDALPTPDAAVLQHAAGWVGKRFEDEKRRRAEMGFDDMLIRLNAALQSDGGERLASVIREQFPVALIDEFQDTDPVQYSIFDSIYRIEENHLDSGLFLIGDPKQAIYAFRGADIYTYLRARQSTTGRHHTLGTNFRSSHAMVEAVNHVFQRAEKGRGAFLFRGPDGENPVPFQPVLSQGRKEQLQVDGQTLPAMTLWHLPTDQPISNVVYRQQLAAACATQIVELLNAGQQGHAGFLQEDGSVNGVLPSAIAILVRDGKEAQAVRGELAARGVRSVYLSDKDSVFAAQEAHDLLAWLKACAEPDVERPLRAALACVTLNLSLPELERLNQDELAWESRVMQFRGYRTIWRTQGVLPMLRRLLHDFKLPQTLMARSDGERVLTNLLHLSELLQQAASELDGEQALIRHLAEHLALSGQAGEEQILRLESDEQLVKVVTIHKSKGLEYDLVFLPFICSAKPVDGSRLPLHYHDENGKSQVSLRPTAALIAQADDERLAEDLRLFYVALTRAKHACWLGIADLKRGNSSSSVLHLSALGYLLGAGASLGESAGLARWLLDLQEGCPAIHYTHVPEAQDSVFHPPRNEATLLPPLLPKRKAAENWWIASYSALRIGDSMSAASLEAPESPQAQKLFDDERLDPDAPREVAASGGDIHRFPRGPNPGTFLHGLLEWAGEEGFNVTSEAIEKAVGARCNRRNWEGWIVTLSGWLSHLLQTALPLHNDQVTLSGLQQYQVEMEFWFASHKVDVLALDKLVCQYTHNGVSRVAAEPVLLNGMFKGFIDLTFEHDGRYYVADYKSNWLGPDDSAYTHAAMELSILEHRYDLQYVLYLLALHRQLKARLPGYDYDRHVGGALYLFLRGSQAASQGAYFTRPPRELIEGLDLLFQGQSIPPKAEPAWEQGVLL, encoded by the coding sequence ATGAGCAGCAAACCCTTGGCCTTGGCATTCCCGCTAAAAGGCAGCCAGTTGATCGAAGCCAGTGCCGGTACCGGCAAGACCTTCACCATCTCCGCCCTGTACCTGCGCCTGGTACTCGGCCACGGTGGTGACGAGTCAGGCTTCGGCCGCGAACTGCTGCCCCCGCAAATCCTCGTTGTGACCTTCACCGACGCCGCCACCAAGGAGCTGCGCGAACGCATCCGTATCCGCCTGGCCGAAGCGGCGCGGTTCTTCCGCGATGAAATCAAACAACCGGATGCGCTGATCGCTGAGCTGCGCGAGCACTATCTGCCCGAACAATGGCCCGCGTGTGCCAATCGCCTGGATATCGCCGCGCAATGGATGGACGAAGCGGCGGTCTCGACCATCCACAGTTGGTGCCAGCGCATGCTGCGCGAACATGCGTTCGACAGTGGCAGCCTGTTCACCCAGACCCTGGAAACCGACCATAGCGACCTGCTCGGCGAAGTGCTGCGCGACTATTGGCGGCTGTTCTGCTACCCGATGCACGACGATGCGCTCAACTGGGTGCGCAACAACTGGGGCGGGCCGGCAGCGCTGATGCCGCGAGTACGTGCGTTGTTCGGCAGCGAGCGGCCCACTGATGAGCATCGTGAGCCCGCCGAACTGATCAACGCCTGCCTGCAAGAGCGTCGAGCAGCCCTTGTTGCGCTTAAAGCGCCCTGGCCACAATGGGCCGCCGAGTTGCGCGACATCTGCCTGCAAGCCGTCGCCGCCAAAGCTGTCGATGGTCGCAAGATGCAAGCCCGCTACTTCGAACCCTGGTTCGAAAAAATCAGCGCCTGGGCCGCGGATGAAACCCTCGAACAACTGGATATCGGCACCGGCTTCACGCGTCTGACCCCCGATGGCATGGCCGAAGCCTGGAAGGGGGATCCGCCGCACCACCCGGGTATCGACGCCATGGTCGGCCTCAAAGCCGCCCTCGATGCGTTGCCAACCCCCGATGCCGCCGTGTTGCAACACGCCGCTGGCTGGGTCGGCAAGCGCTTCGAAGACGAAAAACGCCGCCGTGCCGAAATGGGCTTCGACGACATGCTGATCCGCCTCAATGCCGCCTTGCAATCAGACGGTGGCGAGCGTCTTGCCAGTGTGATCCGCGAGCAGTTTCCGGTCGCCCTGATCGATGAGTTCCAGGACACCGACCCGGTGCAATACAGCATCTTCGACAGCATCTACCGCATCGAAGAAAACCACCTCGACAGTGGCCTGTTCCTGATCGGCGACCCCAAGCAGGCGATCTACGCGTTCCGTGGCGCGGATATCTACACGTACCTGCGCGCCCGCCAATCCACCACTGGTCGTCACCACACCCTGGGCACCAACTTCCGCTCCAGCCATGCGATGGTCGAGGCGGTGAACCATGTGTTCCAGCGCGCCGAAAAAGGCCGCGGCGCGTTCCTGTTCCGCGGGCCGGATGGCGAAAACCCGGTGCCGTTCCAGCCGGTGTTGTCCCAGGGGCGCAAGGAGCAATTGCAGGTCGATGGCCAAACGCTGCCGGCGATGACGCTCTGGCATCTGCCCACCGATCAGCCGATTTCCAATGTGGTTTATCGCCAGCAACTTGCCGCTGCCTGCGCCACACAGATTGTTGAACTGCTCAACGCTGGGCAGCAAGGTCACGCGGGTTTCCTGCAAGAAGACGGCAGCGTTAACGGCGTGCTGCCTTCAGCTATCGCCATTCTGGTGCGCGACGGCAAGGAGGCCCAAGCCGTGCGCGGCGAATTAGCCGCCCGTGGTGTGCGCAGTGTCTACCTGTCCGACAAGGACTCCGTGTTCGCCGCCCAGGAAGCCCATGATCTGTTGGCCTGGCTCAAGGCCTGTGCCGAGCCCGACGTCGAGCGTCCGTTGCGCGCCGCGCTGGCCTGCGTCACCTTGAACCTGTCACTGCCTGAACTGGAACGTCTGAACCAGGACGAGCTGGCGTGGGAAAGCCGCGTCATGCAGTTCCGCGGCTACCGTACGATCTGGCGTACCCAGGGCGTGCTGCCGATGCTGCGGCGCCTGCTCCATGACTTCAAATTGCCGCAAACCCTGATGGCCCGCAGCGATGGCGAGCGAGTACTGACCAACCTGTTGCACCTCAGTGAGTTGCTGCAACAAGCGGCGTCTGAATTGGACGGCGAACAGGCCTTGATCCGTCATCTGGCCGAACACCTGGCGCTCTCCGGCCAAGCAGGTGAAGAACAGATCCTGCGCCTGGAAAGCGATGAGCAACTGGTCAAGGTGGTGACCATCCACAAGTCCAAGGGGCTGGAATACGACCTGGTATTCCTGCCATTTATCTGTTCGGCCAAACCGGTGGATGGCAGTCGCTTGCCGCTGCATTACCACGATGAAAACGGCAAGTCCCAGGTCAGCCTGCGCCCGACGGCCGCGTTGATCGCCCAAGCCGATGACGAGCGCCTGGCCGAAGACCTGCGCTTGTTCTACGTGGCCCTGACCCGGGCCAAACACGCCTGCTGGCTGGGCATTGCCGACCTCAAGCGCGGCAATAGCAGCAGCTCTGTGCTGCACCTTTCGGCGCTGGGTTATTTGCTGGGCGCGGGCGCGTCCCTGGGCGAATCTGCTGGCCTGGCGCGCTGGCTGCTGGATCTGCAGGAAGGCTGCCCCGCCATCCACTACACCCACGTACCCGAAGCGCAAGACAGCGTGTTTCATCCGCCGCGCAACGAAGCCACGCTGCTCCCCCCCTTGTTACCCAAACGCAAGGCGGCGGAAAACTGGTGGATCGCGTCCTACAGCGCCTTGCGCATCGGTGACAGCATGAGCGCCGCCAGCCTCGAAGCGCCGGAAAGCCCACAAGCCCAGAAGCTGTTCGACGACGAACGTCTCGACCCTGATGCACCGCGTGAAGTGGCGGCGTCCGGCGGCGACATTCACCGTTTCCCACGTGGTCCGAATCCAGGGACCTTCCTCCATGGCCTGTTGGAGTGGGCGGGCGAGGAGGGCTTCAACGTGACGTCGGAGGCGATCGAAAAAGCCGTGGGCGCGCGTTGCAATCGACGTAACTGGGAAGGCTGGATCGTCACCCTCAGCGGTTGGCTGAGCCACCTGTTGCAAACAGCGCTGCCGTTGCACAACGACCAGGTCACGCTCAGCGGCCTGCAGCAATACCAGGTCGAAATGGAGTTCTGGTTCGCCAGTCATAAAGTCGACGTGCTCGCCCTCGATAAGCTGGTGTGCCAGTACACCCACAATGGCGTCTCGCGGGTTGCCGCCGAGCCGGTCCTGCTCAATGGCATGTTCAAAGGCTTTATCGACCTGACGTTCGAGCATGACGGCCGCTACTACGTGGCGGATTACAAATCCAACTGGCTCGGCCCCGACGACTCCGCCTACACCCACGCGGCCATGGAGCTGTCGATCCTCGAACATCGGTATGACTTGCAGTATGTACTTTACCTGCTGGCCCTGCACCGCCAGCTCAAGGCGCGCCTGCCGGGCTACGACTACGACCGCCATGTCGGTGGCGCGCTCTACCTGTTCTTGCGCGGCAGTCAGGCCGCCAGCCAGGGGGCGTACTTCACCCGTCCTCCACGGGAGCTGATCGAGGGCCTGGATTTGCTCTTCCAAGGTCAATCGATACCGCCCAAGGCCGAACCCGCCTGGGAACAAGGAGTGTTGCTATGA